In Oncorhynchus tshawytscha isolate Ot180627B linkage group LG24, Otsh_v2.0, whole genome shotgun sequence, the genomic window ATTTTGAGTCTGTAGTCTTTCTTACTTCCAGACTGGAGGTATGCAGCAGCACCCCAGTATCTCATCTTGAACTTGGCAGGGTCTGGAGTGTCCTCGAAGGTGCCGAACATGTTGGCACACATTTCCCAGTTGCTAAAGGGAGGAAAAGGAGAGTTTaaagggaggaaaggggaggataaAGGGAATAAAAGTGGAGGATAAAGGGAGGAAAAGGAGAGTTGAAAGGGGAGGATAAATGGAATAAAAGGGGAGGAtgaagcaaagataaatgactaAGTTCAGTAGAAGTGAATGCATGATGAATTTTAGAAGGTTTGAGAAACTATTTTGATCGTTTGGAAGTAAACAGAACTCACTTAAGGATGATAACTCTTCCCTGGGCAGTTGCAGTCATTTTGCCACTTCCATCTACTGAGAACTGAGCAACAACATTGTCCAGGAGGAACAGACCAACAGGATCTTTCTTGGCCACAGCATACCACCTACCAGTATACTGTAAGATGAAATGAGAGCTCTATCAATCTCTGCATAACATACAATGAATGGAATTCCAGTTGCATTCTACATTGAACATTCCAAGGCTGATAGATCAGATTGGACAAGAGCAGAGATACTTTATGGAAAGTGACATTTCGGAAATGTGAATTTTGTTCTTACCCTGCTTCTGTCGAAGTTCTGCATGACCTGAATGTTTGAAACCTGACAGTCCTGTGCCCAGCATGTCGCCAGAACACAGAGGGCCACACAGATTCTCAGCATGTTGCCTTGTTGATGGATCCGTGGAAGACAGAGCCCAGAGTCAAGAGAAAATATCACAACATCACAATCAATACATCGGGCAATATACCACTCCATTACAGCTTCAATCTAAAAAGGTTGCAAACTAATCAAAAATATGAAAAGTGAGTTAAAAAGGTAATTGATAGTAATAAAAAACAGATCTGCCAGAAAAACCCTAAGCAGAGTACATGTAAAACCCTAAGCACAGTACATGTAAAACCCTAAGCAGAGTACATGTAAAACCCTAAGCAGAGTACATGTAAAACCCTAAGCAGAGTACATGTAAAACCCTACTATCCCTTCCCATGCAGTTCATACCTTGTAAAGTCTGAGGTGCCTTAGAGCTGCTGTTCATCTACAAACAGAGGTTTTTATAGTGTAGAGTCCTGCCACAGCCTGGGTTGAGTAAGAACAACAACAGATGTGAGACAGCCCCTAACCAATTGGGAAAACATTACGTAACTCCAACCAAGACTCCCATTTTGTCCAGATGTGTTCTGCACATTTGACCCCAGTCCCAAAAATTTGTTTTTGCTGCCTTATGAAACATCTGTTGTGGGTAAAGGCAAGAGCATATCTGGAATACTATACATTAGACATACTCACTATCAATCACTAACCGTGAAATGTTCTGCTTCAGCAGTACGAGCCCCAGGTTAACGTCCAGATCCAGACATTGAAAGAAATGTTTCAGCTCGCTTTTTCCCCCTGGAACAACTAAAATATGTTACTTCTAGTTAGTctcatcccactgggcaaaaactggttgaatcaatgttgtttccatgtcgtTTCAACAAAAATgtcaatgtgatgatgttgaatcaacgtagAAAAGTGATTGgttttgaaaaaagtaatcaacgtaagggaattttgTCTTTTTTCACCCAACGTTTTACCTAAATCCAATGGCATGATGACTTCACTTGTTGATTTCACTATGAATTCATGTTGGATTTACATTACTTgataactcaaccaaatgtaaatcaaaactagctGTTGAACTGacctctgtgcccagtgggatgtcatTACTCGACTTTTCTTAAAGGTTAAATGCAACCGTTTTTATCTCAACATCGAATCAtttttgggtaacaattaagtaccttactgtgattggttgaaatttaatggtcaaaaataaacaaaaatagctttttggcAAACAGCAATTTCTCAAGTAATAATTTTGctcggactgtctgggagtggtctgagtggggaggggaaaactgaaaattagctgttattggcagagatgtttggaactctctttcttattggtctattaactaatttaccgcatggttatgtcaccatggaaagccaaAACTCCATCTCTccaaaacaggcagacatttcaggcggccttttcaaacagctcttacactaaaaaggcaattttcacaattttacagtatcattccaacctcatagtgtggaaatatttaTAAAACACAGGACGTgtcgtttttgactgcactgggcctttaacattTTTCACTTTTCACTCGAAAGCCATGTTAGGCaatcatgttaaatattatttTATTGCTCAATGTTAGATAAATCTATAATAGATCCTATCCTGTATAGGACATCCTGTGGAGAAAAGAACATTGACTTCTAGTTTTCTATGCAATCAATATCAAAGAGAAAACATTTCAGTGAGTGATCAAACAGAATGAATCAATAGTTGTATTCCATTGATCATACCACACCAGCAAATACCATAGGACATTATAAAGGCTTATACACGAAAACAAGTTATAAAGCATTATACCTGCAGGCTGTATGCAAAGTGTTATGAAAAGGCCATATACAGGAAATGAGGCTGCAGGCACTTACTTTTATGGCCATAAAACCTTGATTTATGGTTTAAAGCTGCCAGTAAGCATTCCAGGTAGACATTTGTTTTTCTTTCTAGGACTATATAACTGTCACCCAAGGGTCCAGCACCCCAGAAAAGGAAACTCGGAAAAGCCAAACATGCGTCTTATGTAACTTGGCACGGCTAAACAGCAAAAAGCATAAGTTGCCCCAAAGAATGGCTGGACCAGtacaaggttcaccttccaacaggacaacgaccctaagcacacagccaagacaaggcagaAGTGGCTTCAGGATGTCCTTGACTGGCCCAACCAGAGTGTGGATTTGAACCCGAatgaacatctctgtagagacctgaaaatagctgtgcatcgatGCTcccagagaagaatgtgagaaactccccaaatacaggtctgtcCAACTTACCgtctcatacccaagaaggctcgaggctgtaatcgctgccaaagaggCTTCAACATAGTAATGAGTAAATGTGCAAAACTGTATATagacctatttttgctttgtcattattgggtattgtgtgtagataaacGAGGGGGGGGGGAACTATtttgtccattttagaataaggctgtaacataacaaaatgtggaaaaagtcaaggggtctgaatattttccaaatgcactgtatatatacagtggggaaaacaggtatttgatacactgccgattttgcaggttttcgtACTTACagagcatgtagaggtctgtaatttttttatcataggtacacttcaactgtgagagacggaatctaaaacaaaaatccagaaaatcacattgtatgatttttaagtaattaatttgcattttattgcatgacataagtatttgatcacctaccaaccagtaagaattccggctctcacaaacatgttagtttttctatcagaagccctcctgttctccactcattacctgtattaactgcacctgtttgaacttgttacctgtataaaagacacctgtccacacactcaatccaacagactccaacctctccacaatggccaagatcagagagctgtgtaaggacatcagggataaaattgtagacctgcacaaggctgggatgggctacaggacaataggcaagcaggttggtgagaaggcaacaactgttggcgcaattattagaaaatggaagaagttcaatcaccctcggtctggggctccatgcaagatctcacctcgtggggcatcaatgatcatgaggaaggtgagggatcagcccagaactacagggcaggacctggtcaatgacctgaagagagctgggaccacagtctcaaagaaaaccattagtaaggatgagtacaaccccaagaacaccatcccaaccgtgaagcatggaggtggaaacatcattatttggggatgcttttctgcaaaggggacaggacgactgcactgtattgacgggaggatggatggggccatgtatcgcgagatcttggccaacaacctccttccctcagtaagagcattgaagatgggtcgtggctgggtcttccagcatgaccacgacccgaaacacacagccagggcaactaaggagtggctccgtaagaagcatctcaaggtcctggagtggcctagctagtctccagacctgaacccaatagaaaatctttggaggtagctgaaagtctgtattttccagtgacagccccgaaaactgaaggatctggagaaggtctgtatggagtgggccaaaatccctgctgcagtgtgtgcaaacctggtccagaactacaggaaacgtatgatctctgtaattgcaaacaaaggtttctgtaccaaatattaagttctgcttttctgatgtatcaaatacttatgtcatgcaataaaatgcaaattaattgcttaaaaatcatacaatgtgattttctggatttttgttttagattctgtctctcacagttgaagtgtacctatgataaaaatgacagaactctacatgctttgtaaataggaaaacctgcaaaatcggcagtgtatcaaatacttgttctctccactgtatataAATTATCTTTAGGGGGCAGGGCAAAGTGTATTATGAATGTTTTGTAATTTCATGAGGTGTTTTGTAACTTTGTGGTACACCCCCAACTGTACAATCCATCAGGTTGGTTACAGTCACCTGTGAAGTTTGTTTACAACCAACCACAACGATCTTCGCCAAGCAGCATCCGATCAGGGATCTACAGTGTAGAAAGGTGATGATAGGCTGATTAATCAGTAGCAGATGGTGATGGAGGGAAAGTCCTCCACATGTTTTATATCAACACAAGTCACCGGGTTGGTGTGGCTGCCTTTCTGGACACAGTGCTGCTTGTTCTTCACTTGGAGTCTGTTGACCCTAACAGAACTGAGAGGCAGCAGCCGGTTCACACACTACTGCAATGACAGACCGTGGGGTTTGATGGAATGGGATCGCTTTTTGAACACAACCAATCCAAATTGATTGCagactttatgtatctagtctaTTGTTGCTTCCCTATTCGTCTCATTGCAGCCAGCGACATTATTACCACATGGCTTTCTTCATGAGATTAACTCCTAGGTAGGGTGTCCATGTGACTAATCCATTCCACTGTACCAGGCCaggccccatctctctccttctctgtcaggGAGGACATCCCACTAATCACTTTTACTTAATAAGGGATTTAGACTGCCAAGTCCCATTGATACAGATCTTTTATTGCCTTGCTCTCTGACTAGAATTCAGTGGCTTGCTGTGttggctgggagagagaaagacccaTTGTTCCCCGTAAACACATTATGGGCCAGTCTTAATCCCACATGTGAAAATAGACAGAGAAACTGGCCCTGTCCTGCCTTGCCAGACTGTGTGATAGGGTTACAATAGGACCATCTTTCTCAGAACTCTGATTCTCCTCACTTGGCAAGGCTTCCGGACTGCCCTATGACAGCGAGATTGAGGTCATTAAGATC contains:
- the LOC112223472 gene encoding retinol-binding protein 4-B — protein: MNSSSKAPQTLQGNMLRICVALCVLATCWAQDCQVSNIQVMQNFDRSRYTGRWYAVAKKDPVGLFLLDNVVAQFSVDGSGKMTATAQGRVIILNNWEMCANMFGTFEDTPDPAKFKMRYWGAAAYLQSGNDDHWVIDTDYDNYAIHYSCREVDLDGTCLDGYSFIFSRHPTGLRPEDQKIVTDKKKEICFLGKYRRVSHTGFCESS